GCTTGCTGTCTTTTGCGGCAGATGTTAATGTTAGAGTCTTGACTCTGACGCAGGAGGACTCTGTGACAGTGAAGTTAATTAACTTCGAAAACAAAACCGAAAACCCTCATTACGAGGGCGTTTATGACATCGCTCCTCAAGAGCTGCAGAAAATGATGTCGCACGTGAAAATGATCGATGTTCGTCAGCCTGAAGAATATGTTGGCGAACTAGGACACGTACCTGGATCCGAGCTTGTGGTTCTTGATACTCTTCCTGATCATCTTGAAAAATTACCTAAAGACCAAACAGTGGTGTTCATTTGTCGCAGCGGCGGGCGTTCCGCCAAAGCCACAGCCTACGCGATGATGAATGGCCTTACGCACGTTTATAATATGCAGGGCGGAATGCTCCTATGGAACGACCTGCAACTTCCGACTGAAAGATAGAAAATGACTGGAAAAGTATTTGTTAATAGAACTTTGAATTTAAAAAAGATCCGCTACATCGGCGTCGACATGGACCACACGTTGGTTCGTTATAACAGCGAGAACTTTGAAAGACTTTCGCATACAACAATGATCGATAAGCTTGTGAAGCGCGGATACCCTGAAACTTTGCGCAAGTTGACGTTCGACTATAACTACGCCATTCGCGGCCTCGTGATCGATCGTAAGATGGGAAATCTGTTAAAGCTGAATCGCTACACGGCGATTCGCGCGAGCTACCATGGATTAAAGCCGTTGGATTTCAAAAGCCATCAAAAGCTTTATAAATCCACTTACATTGACTTGTCGAACAGCGATTATTTGGCTGTTGATACGTCTTTCTCGATCTCATTGGCGAACTTGATCGCGCAGATCGTAGAGTTGAAAGATACAGACGTTGCTAATAAATATCCTGAGTATTCACAAATCGCCGACGACGTGTTGGATGCTTTGGATGAAGCTCACCGCGACGGTTCTTTGAAAGACGTCGTTAAGAAAAATCTGGATCACTACATCATCAAAGATCCAGAGTTGGTTGCGGGCCTTGAGAAGTTCCGTCGCCACGGAAAAAAGATCTTCGTTCTGACGAACTCTGATTTCCACTACACGAAGCTTTTGTTGGATTACGCGATTCAACCGTTCTTGAAAGAACACAAGTCTTGGCAAGATCTGTTCGAGTTCGTGATCACGTTTGCTTCCAAACCGAAGTTCTTCTACGAAAGCCAGAAGTATCTTCGCGTCAATCCTGCAGACGGAACGATGACGAATATGGAAGGCAAACTGACGCCGGGCATTTACCAAGGTGGTAACGCGAAGAAATTCACGGCCGACCTTGAACTTGCCGGTGATGATATTCTTTATATCGGGGA
This region of Bdellovibrio sp. 22V genomic DNA includes:
- a CDS encoding rhodanese-like domain-containing protein → MTVKLINFENKTENPHYEGVYDIAPQELQKMMSHVKMIDVRQPEEYVGELGHVPGSELVVLDTLPDHLEKLPKDQTVVFICRSGGRSAKATAYAMMNGLTHVYNMQGGMLLWNDLQLPTER
- a CDS encoding HAD-IG family 5'-nucleotidase, producing MTGKVFVNRTLNLKKIRYIGVDMDHTLVRYNSENFERLSHTTMIDKLVKRGYPETLRKLTFDYNYAIRGLVIDRKMGNLLKLNRYTAIRASYHGLKPLDFKSHQKLYKSTYIDLSNSDYLAVDTSFSISLANLIAQIVELKDTDVANKYPEYSQIADDVLDALDEAHRDGSLKDVVKKNLDHYIIKDPELVAGLEKFRRHGKKIFVLTNSDFHYTKLLLDYAIQPFLKEHKSWQDLFEFVITFASKPKFFYESQKYLRVNPADGTMTNMEGKLTPGIYQGGNAKKFTADLELAGDDILYIGDHIYGDILRLKKDCNWRTAMVIEELDEEVNNNKTAEPINQEIEVLMKKKEPLEDELTDLMTRRIEKVGDVSEQQIETLQKTISEIDAQISQLIKKQQSMYNANWGQLMRAGNEESYFAYQLDRYACVYMEKLADLLDLSPRTYFRAPRRPLAHELY